The window ATCGGGCGGCCAGGGGGTCATTACGGCAGCGATTATTTTGGCCGAAGCAGCCGTACTTTACGACAACCTGGTGGCGGTGCAGTCGCAGTCCTATGGTCCTGAAGCCAGGGGAGGGGCGACCCGCAGCGATATCATTATTGCCGATACGGAGATACACTTTCCCAAGGTTATTCAGCCCAATGTGCTGGTGTGCCTGACGCAGCAGGCCTATAATAAATTCAGCCCGATTATCCGGCCGGGCGGATTTCTTATTACGGACACCCGTTTTGTTACTACGGAACGAAAGATCGACGCCCGCCAGGTTTCCCTGCCCATGTACCAGTCAGTGATGGACAAGATCGGCAAACCGATCGTATTTAACATTTGCATGCTGGGCGCGGTGATCGGACTCACCGGGATCGTCAAATCCGAGGCCGTTGTCAAAGTTCTGCAAAGCCGTATACCCACCGGATTCTTAAAGATAAACCAGGAGGCCCTGCAGTTGGGAATGGCGCTGGGGGCAGGGTTCAGCAATTGACTTGGCGATTGACTTTTTAGACAAACCCGCCTGGCCGGCCGAACCGGCCGGTTTATACATCCATATTCCGTTTTGCATCCGCAAATGCCCCTACTGTGATTTTTACTCGGTGACGGACCTGTCGCTAAAAAAAAGCTTCATAAAAGCGCTGGCGCAGGAGATGCGGTTTTACGCAGGACATGCCGTCCGCGTCGACACCCTTTATATCGGTGGCGGCACCCCGTCTGTACTGAACACGGGCGAGATCGAACGCATTGTAACCGAAGCCCGCCGCTGCTTTAACGTACTCCCCGAGGCCGAGCTGACTTTAGAGGTAAACCCCGGCACCGTCACTGCCCGCAGCCTGTCCGATTACCGCCGCTGCGGCGTCAACCGGATCAACATCGGGGTGCAATCATTCCAAAACCGCATTCTTGGTTTTCTGCAGCGGATCCATACGGCCGAGGATGCGTCAAACAGCATCCGCTGGGCCCGCCGGGCTGGATTCAACAACATCGGTCTGGACTTGATTTACGGCGTTTCCGGCCAGACGGATGCATCCTGGCGGGCAGACCTTAGAGCGGCCGTTTCATTCAAGCCGGAGCATCTTTCCTGTTACATGCTGACCTATGAAAAAGGCACGCCGCTGGCGTTAAGCCTGGGACAAGGCCTTATTAAACCAATGCCGGAGCGACGGGTAGCGAAGCTGTTTATAGAGACTGTCGAGTGGCTGGCGCAAAACGGATATGTCCAGTATGAAATTTCCAACTTTACCCGAGCCGGAGCGAACGGAACCGGATTATACCCCTCCGGGCATAATCAAAAATACTGGAACTTTTCACCCTATCTGGGATTGGGGCCGTCGGCGCATTCATTTCTGGAACCCGTCCGTTTCTGGAATTTGCGCAGCGTAAGAAGATATATCG is drawn from Desulfobacterales bacterium and contains these coding sequences:
- the hemW gene encoding radical SAM family heme chaperone HemW, which produces MAIDFLDKPAWPAEPAGLYIHIPFCIRKCPYCDFYSVTDLSLKKSFIKALAQEMRFYAGHAVRVDTLYIGGGTPSVLNTGEIERIVTEARRCFNVLPEAELTLEVNPGTVTARSLSDYRRCGVNRINIGVQSFQNRILGFLQRIHTAEDASNSIRWARRAGFNNIGLDLIYGVSGQTDASWRADLRAAVSFKPEHLSCYMLTYEKGTPLALSLGQGLIKPMPERRVAKLFIETVEWLAQNGYVQYEISNFTRAGANGTGLYPSGHNQKYWNFSPYLGLGPSAHSFLEPVRFWNLRSVRRYIERLNAGKPAMEDKETLTIGQQMMETVFLGLRTVEGIPMDRFNEKFKLNFLEMFTAVLSELEEEGLLRADKNRCVLTRDGMLLLDSIVDRMVRFVQEQN
- a CDS encoding 2-oxoacid:acceptor oxidoreductase family protein, giving the protein MERCRMVFSGSGGQGVITAAIILAEAAVLYDNLVAVQSQSYGPEARGGATRSDIIIADTEIHFPKVIQPNVLVCLTQQAYNKFSPIIRPGGFLITDTRFVTTERKIDARQVSLPMYQSVMDKIGKPIVFNICMLGAVIGLTGIVKSEAVVKVLQSRIPTGFLKINQEALQLGMALGAGFSN